One Aegilops tauschii subsp. strangulata cultivar AL8/78 chromosome 7, Aet v6.0, whole genome shotgun sequence genomic window carries:
- the LOC120968127 gene encoding uncharacterized protein, with product MPSWNDEETSSEEECEVVSMDMGLMEEPDTTVEPLFCGQLELAHPKCILHQLRPIKRVAFEGPVTGRRFYGCPVQENGVNCGVVEWVDGPWPTVLQRCLCKLWEMFHEQNFGRVQDKEKFEKELARLKSEHERELAKLRTENDKFCIEYTKLVDDVSKMFDWQDGRVDKKVYQKQVEEEELEKKKKKELEEKAMSEVQMEKLKLAKEQRCILQSQADIIKNTRKAMKAVEVDRDVLKKEKAKLELVVAELLKEGYGSKEKLEQIKAILES from the exons ATGCCTTCCTGGAACGACGAGGAAACCAGCTCGGAGGAGGAGTGCGAGGTTGTCAGCATGGACATGGGACTTATG GAGGAACCAGACACCACTGTGGAGCCCCTTTTCTGTGGCCAACTTGAGCTTGCTCATCCTAAGTGCATTCTGCACCAACTGAGGCCTATTAAGCGTGTTGCTTTTGAAGGGCCTGTAACAGGAAGGCGTTTCTATGGCTGCCCAGTCCAG GAAAATGGTGTGAATTGTGGTGTTGTAGAGTGGGTTGATGGGCCTTGGCCAACTGTTCTTCAGAGATGTTTGTGCAAACTATGGGAGATGTTCCATGAGCAGAACTTTGGAAGGGTACAGGACAAGGAGAAGTTTGAGAAGGAGTTGGCCAGGCTTAAGAGTGAACATGAAAGGGAGTTGGCCAAGCTTAGGACTGAAAATGACAAGTTTTGCATTGAGTACACCAAGCTTGTTGATGATGTATCCAAGATGTTTGATTGGCAGGATGGTAGGGTGGACAAGAAGGTGTACCAGAAACAAGTGGAGGAGGAAGAacttgagaagaagaagaagaaggagctaGAGGAGAAAGCTATGTCGGAGGTGCAGATGGAAAAGCTCAAACTTGCAAAAGAGCAGAGGTGCATTTTGCAGAGCCAAGCTGATATCATCAAGAACACCAGGAAGGCTATGAAGGCTGTTGAAGTTGACAGAGATGTTCTTAAGAAGGAGAAGGCAAAGCTTGAGCTTGTTGTTGCTGAGCTGCTGAAAGAAGGGTATGGCAGCAAGGAGAAGTTAGAGCAAATCAAGGCCATCCTTGAGTCTTGA